In Prunus dulcis chromosome 1, ALMONDv2, whole genome shotgun sequence, the following are encoded in one genomic region:
- the LOC117638374 gene encoding glucose-6-phosphate isomerase 1, chloroplastic, with product MASISGIYSASPTLKRQKPLLKSTSLFRKDSGSVSVSFSARSKSADRGFPVSVAREISAELSTADGAPAKKKGLVKDPHALWRRYVDWLYQHKELGLFLDVSRVGFTDEFVSEMEPRFQAAFKAMEELEKGAIANPDEGRMVGHYWLRNPKLAPNSFLRLQIENTLEGLLKFSNDVVSGKIKPPSSPAGRFTQILSVGIGGSALGPQFVAEALAPDNPPLKIRFIDNTDPAGIDHQIAQLGPELASTLVIVISKSGGTPETRNGLLEVQKAFREAGLNFAKQGVAITQEGSLLDNTARIEGWLARFPMFDWVGGRTSEMSAVGLLPAALQGIDIEEMLAGALLMDESNRTTVVKNNPAALLALSWYWASDGLGSKDMVVLPYKDSLLLFSRYLQQLVMESIGKEFDLDGNRVNQGLTVYGNKGSTDQHAYIQQLREGVHNFFVTFIEVLRDRPPGHDWELEPGVTCGDYLFGMLQGTRSALYGNDRESITVTVQEVTPRSVGALIALYERAVGIYASLVNINAYHQPGVEAGKKAAGEVLALQKRVLAVLNEASCKEPVEPLTLEEVADRCHSPEQIEMIYKIIAHMAANDRALIAEGSCGSPRSIKVFLGECNVDALYA from the exons ATGGCTTCAATTTCAGGCATTTACTCGGCTTCCCCAACTCTCAAGCGCCAGAAACCGCTCCTGAAATCGACGAGTTTGTTCCGGAAGGACTCGGGTTCCGTTTCTGTTTCATTCTCCGCCCGGTCGAAATCGGCCGATCGGGGTTTTCCTGTGTCTGTGGCTCGGGAGATCTCGGCGGAGTTGTCGACGGCCGATGGGGCTCCGGCCAAGAAGAAGGGGCTGGTGAAGGATCCGCATGCGCTGTGGCGGCGATACGTTGACTGGCTGTACCAGCACAAGGAGCTCGGGTTGTTTTTGGATGTGAGTCGGGTCGGATTTACGGACGAGTTCGTTTCGGAAATGGAGCCCCGGTTTCAGGCGGCTTTTAAGGCCATGGAGGAGTTGGAGAAAGGCGCGATTGCTAATCCAGATGAGGGTCGTATGGTCGGCCATTACTGGCTTAGGAACCCTAAGCTCGCCCCCAACTCGTTTCTCAGGTTGCAGATTGAGAACACGCTCGAGGGTCTCCTTAAGTTCTCGAACGACGTCGTCAGCGGTAAG ATTAAGCCACCATCTTCTCCAGCTGGTCGCTTTACTCAGATACTTTCAGTTGGAATTGGAGGTTCAGCACTTGGACCACAGTTTGTTGCTGAGGCATTGGCTCCTGATAATCCTCCTCTTAAG ATAAGATTCATTGACAATACCGATCCAGCAGGAATTGATCACCAGATTGCACAACTTGGCCCCGAGCTGGCTTCTACACTTGTAATTGTGATTTCAAAG AGTGGAGGTACTCCTGAAACTAGAAATGGTTTACTGGAGGTACAGAAGGCCTTCCGTGAGGCTGGCCTGAATTTTGCAAAACAG GGTGTCGCTATAACTCAAGAGGGTTCATTATTAGACAACACTGCCAGAATTGAGGGATGGTTAGCTAGATTCCCCATGTTTGACTGGGTTGGTGGTAGAACATCTGAAATGTCTGCAGTTGGTCTTCTTCCGGCAGCACTTCAG GGAATTGACATTGAAGAAATGCTCGCTGGTGCCTTGTTGATGGATGAGTCAAATAGAACCACTGTG gTTAAGAATAACCCTGCTGCATTGCTTGCTCTAAGTTGGTATTGGGCATCTGATGGGTTAGGATCCAAG GATATGGTTGTTCTTCCGTACAAGGACagcttattattatttagtcGGTATTTGCAGCAGCTGGTCATGGAATCTAttgggaaggaatttgaccTTGATGGTAATCGG GTGAATCAAGGACTTACGGTTTATGGAAATAAGGGGAGCACGGATCAGCATGC CTACATCCAACAACTGAGAGAAGGCGTCCACAATTTCTTTGTGACATTCATTGAAGTATTACGCGATAGGCCTCCTGGTCATGATTGGGAGCTTGAACCAGGCGTCACATGTGGGGACTACCTGTTTGGAATGCTACAG GGAACAAGGTCAGCTCTTTATGGTAACGACCGGGAGTCAATTACAGTTACTGTGCAAGAAGTGACACCTAGATCTGTTGGTGCTCTTATAGCACTTTATGAGAGAGCAGTTGGGATATATGCTTCACTTGTCAACATTAATGCGTATCATCAACCTG GTGTGGAAGCTGGTAAAAAAGCAGCTGGAGAAGTTTTAGCTCTTCAGAAGCGGGTTTTAGCTGTACTCAATGAGGCCAG TTGCAAGGAGCCTGTTGAACCGTTGACGCTTGAAGAAGTAGCTGACCGGTGCCATTCTCCCGAACAA ATCGAAATGATTTACAAGATCATCGCTCACATGGCTGCCAACGACAGAGCACTCATTGCCGAAGGCAGCTGCGGTTCACCACGGAGCATCAAAGTTTTCCTTGGGGAGTGTAATGTCGATGCGTTGTATGCTTAA